Part of the Geodermatophilus obscurus DSM 43160 genome is shown below.
ACCTGCATTACGATGCACGGCCTTGCGACTCTATCCACTGCATGGTTATTCATGTAGACGCACGTGCACGCACGCGCACACAAAGGCGGACCAGGTGTTGATCTTGAGAAGGATGGGGCAGAGATCTCCACCCCGTTGCGAACCGTGACGGATCCGGGGAGCCTCCCCGGCGTGACGATCCGGTGGTTCACCGACGCCGACCGGCAGGACATGCGCGACGCGGCCGAGGAGCGGCAGGTCTTCTACGAGTTGCTGGACAGGTACCTGCCTATGCATGTCCTGACGCCCGAGGAGCGGGACGAGGCGGTTGCGCACTACCCGGAACACGGGGAGAGGATGAGCACCTTGCGGATCGACCCGTACCGGCGCAGCTAATACCGCGTCAGGCAACCTTCGCCCTGAAGGCAGCCTATGGGACAGGGGCTGTCGGCCAAGGCTTGCGACGGAAGCGATGGGACTGTCTACCGTCGCGGACGCCTGCCGGGCAGATCCTAGGCGGGAGGCTGACGGGCTGCGGACCGGTCAGCCGTCTCGGGCGGATCAGGATCTCGCGGATCCGCGTTGACGTCGAGGAACGGATCGCGCAGCACCTGGCGGAGGGGTCATCGGCCTGGCGGGGGCCAAGCAGCTGGGGATCAGTCGGCAGACGGTCTACAAGTGGGTGCGCCTCCGCCGGGCCGAGGGCCTGGCCGTGCTCCGCCGCTTGATCAACCGGGCCTGCACCCACTACCGCTGGCCGACCCGATCCAGCATCCAACGACTCCGCCAACGATCAATTGCCGGTCGCCCATAATCCGAGTGGCGAGTGGTGCTTAATCTGGCAGAAAATTGCGGCAAATTCGCGAGAGGTCTGGATTAGGGAGTCTTATGTGGATTAGGCGCACCTGCGCTCGACGCGAAGGGTCGGTCGCCTCGGAGCGCAAGTCTCGCCGTGGCGGCCAATATGGCTACCGTGAACCCGCATAAGAGCAGTTGTGCATTTAGAATCGGTGCCAACGGAGGGTCGGAGTAGATTCGCAACCAG
Proteins encoded:
- a CDS encoding helix-turn-helix domain-containing protein — translated: MGISRQTVYKWVRLRRAEGLAVLRRLINRACTHYRWPTRSSIQRLRQRSIAGRP